A DNA window from Xanthomonas campestris pv. campestris str. ATCC 33913 contains the following coding sequences:
- a CDS encoding S1 family peptidase, whose protein sequence is MGLLYTQQWHSYLWRHQLFDFSPVSNLVFALGRNGPGGVQLLGTAFALDKPGLFATASHVAGTEGQNLVLAFKPLAALHDYQDTGDTSIRSFPVQIHALDPFHDLAVLKADVISTSSVVVGGADDATVGTQVASFGFPHADHCRMVLTQQDAEIGARVLIASGGIKAKHLVLNTQARPGQSGSPIFRKTDGRLVGVLVGSYAPGGGGGISLGGVDPHTLHQTTHAVSSEYLSKMY, encoded by the coding sequence ATGGGCCTTCTTTACACTCAGCAGTGGCATTCATATCTTTGGAGGCATCAGTTGTTCGACTTCAGTCCTGTTTCGAATCTCGTCTTTGCCCTTGGGCGCAACGGGCCAGGGGGCGTTCAGCTTTTGGGCACTGCATTTGCTTTAGACAAGCCCGGTCTCTTCGCGACAGCGTCGCACGTGGCGGGGACGGAGGGACAGAACCTTGTCCTCGCCTTCAAGCCGCTCGCAGCACTGCACGACTATCAAGACACCGGAGACACCTCCATCAGGTCGTTTCCTGTGCAGATCCACGCCCTTGACCCGTTTCATGACCTCGCCGTCCTTAAGGCAGATGTAATCTCTACGTCGAGTGTGGTGGTAGGTGGCGCAGATGACGCAACGGTGGGTACGCAGGTCGCCAGTTTTGGTTTCCCACACGCGGATCACTGCCGAATGGTTCTTACGCAACAAGACGCTGAGATTGGGGCGCGAGTTCTAATCGCATCCGGCGGCATCAAGGCAAAACACCTGGTCCTAAATACTCAGGCACGCCCTGGGCAGTCTGGCAGTCCGATCTTCAGAAAGACTGATGGTCGGCTGGTAGGGGTGCTCGTCGGCTCCTATGCCCCCGGGGGCGGCGGCGGCATATCGTTGGGGGGAGTCGACCCGCACACTCTTCATCAGACGACGCACGCGGTATCGTCGGAGTACCTTTCTAAGATGTACTAG